Proteins from a single region of Catenulispora acidiphila DSM 44928:
- a CDS encoding ROK family protein, whose protein sequence is MLPPVVLGIDFGGTKTAMAVAEPTPGPRLGAATVPTHAAEGGRASLGRGLRAARALLDRVAPGREPIAVGVSTIGIPRDSGVDLAPNIPGWADLALAKEIQAAFPASEVRVETDVKAAARVEAVEGALQEADPGLYLNLGTGLAVAIVTKGEVIAGRNGAAGEIGYNLRRLADVGLAAGHRSILEDQVSGIGLLARAKEIHPDATGAKDLFAAASLDPRAADILREFTDELAFHLVNLAIAVDPARIAVGGGMVRSWPVLYAPLRRALDAAVPFPPELVQAAFPFDAPLAGALTLARAAVREAALAAPAESSTTSTTP, encoded by the coding sequence TTGCTTCCGCCCGTAGTGCTGGGAATCGACTTCGGCGGCACCAAGACCGCCATGGCGGTCGCCGAGCCCACCCCCGGCCCCCGCCTCGGCGCGGCCACCGTTCCGACCCACGCCGCCGAGGGCGGCCGGGCCTCGCTCGGCCGCGGCCTGCGCGCCGCGCGGGCGCTGCTGGACCGGGTCGCCCCGGGGCGCGAGCCGATCGCGGTCGGCGTCTCGACCATCGGGATCCCCCGGGACTCCGGCGTCGACCTCGCGCCGAACATCCCCGGGTGGGCCGATCTGGCGCTGGCCAAGGAGATCCAGGCGGCCTTCCCCGCCTCGGAGGTCCGGGTCGAGACCGACGTCAAGGCCGCCGCCCGCGTGGAGGCCGTCGAAGGCGCGCTGCAGGAAGCCGACCCGGGGCTGTACCTCAACCTCGGTACCGGTCTGGCGGTAGCCATCGTCACCAAGGGCGAGGTCATCGCCGGACGCAACGGCGCCGCCGGGGAGATCGGCTACAACCTGCGCCGGCTGGCCGACGTCGGGCTCGCGGCCGGACACCGCTCGATCCTGGAGGACCAGGTGAGCGGGATCGGTCTGCTGGCCCGCGCCAAGGAGATCCACCCGGACGCCACCGGTGCCAAGGACCTGTTCGCCGCGGCGAGCCTGGACCCGCGCGCCGCCGACATCCTCCGGGAGTTCACCGACGAGCTGGCGTTCCACCTCGTGAACCTGGCCATAGCGGTGGACCCGGCACGGATCGCGGTCGGCGGCGGGATGGTCCGCTCCTGGCCGGTGCTGTACGCGCCGCTTCGCCGTGCGCTGGACGCCGCCGTGCCGTTCCCGCCGGAACTGGTGCAGGCCGCGTTCCCCTTCGACGCCCCGCTAGCCGGTGCTTTGACGCTGGCCCGGGCCGCCGTCCGGGAGGCGGCTCTGGCCGCTCCCGCCGAATCCTCCACGACCTCAACAACCCCCTGA
- a CDS encoding ABC transporter substrate-binding protein: protein MRRNTSSLLAVAISIGLAATACSSTKHTSDSSTGGGSSASSSAGGSSTGTQTSYKQGGTLTISNEQGQTWPCSFNPYNSTFNLESLGFIYEPLIYTNILQDAKETPMLASDYKWNADKTQITFTIRDGVKWSDGQPLTADDVAYTYNLMKQTPALDNYSLWSAAGLTSVAATGNQVTMTFKQNAQVYFYTFATLVGIVPKHIWSTGDAAAHPDTWTDPNPIGSGPYTVKCTPNNMEYKANASYWQPGKPYVTTLEYPAYLDNGPANQDLASGKAQWGSQFITGIKSFYLNKSQDNHTWSPPVLNVSIIPNLDPSHAATSKLGVRQAIAYAIDKAKVSAIGEDGQQLTGNQSGVVTPTFDKFNDAAAISAAGYDKPDMAKAAAALQGAGYSPSNPLNLTIISIQGYTDWDASIAIIKDELKPLGINLTESSLTNQTYYDKLYKGDFDLAYGSQPSAGPSPYTELRAWLHSANTAPLGQSASAGNFERYKNPAVDSLLDQYATAGSEDQQVSMIKQVSQHVLQDLPFIPVTESADWFQYNTKNFGGWPTSDNPYAQPAAYNYPDNEQVLLHLYYKPAQ from the coding sequence ATGAGACGCAATACGTCGTCACTGCTCGCGGTCGCCATCTCCATAGGCCTGGCGGCCACCGCGTGCTCCAGCACCAAGCACACCTCGGACTCCAGCACTGGGGGCGGCTCCAGCGCGTCGTCGTCGGCCGGGGGCTCGTCGACGGGAACCCAGACGAGCTACAAGCAGGGCGGGACGCTCACCATCTCGAACGAGCAGGGCCAGACCTGGCCGTGTTCGTTCAACCCGTACAACTCGACGTTCAACCTGGAGAGCCTCGGCTTCATCTACGAGCCGCTCATCTACACCAACATCCTGCAGGACGCCAAGGAGACGCCGATGCTGGCGTCGGACTACAAGTGGAACGCGGACAAGACCCAGATCACCTTCACCATCCGCGACGGGGTGAAGTGGAGCGACGGCCAGCCGCTGACCGCCGACGACGTGGCCTACACGTACAACCTGATGAAGCAGACCCCGGCGCTGGACAACTACTCGCTGTGGTCCGCGGCCGGCCTGACGAGCGTCGCGGCCACCGGCAACCAGGTCACGATGACCTTCAAGCAGAACGCGCAGGTGTACTTCTACACCTTCGCCACGCTGGTCGGCATCGTCCCCAAGCACATCTGGTCCACCGGCGACGCCGCGGCGCACCCGGACACCTGGACCGACCCGAACCCGATCGGCTCGGGTCCGTACACGGTCAAGTGCACGCCGAACAACATGGAGTACAAGGCCAACGCCAGCTACTGGCAGCCCGGCAAGCCCTACGTGACCACCCTGGAGTACCCGGCCTACCTGGACAACGGCCCGGCGAACCAGGACCTGGCCAGCGGCAAGGCGCAGTGGGGCTCGCAGTTCATCACCGGCATCAAGTCCTTCTACCTGAACAAGTCGCAGGACAACCACACCTGGTCCCCGCCGGTGCTCAACGTCTCGATCATCCCGAACCTGGACCCCTCGCACGCGGCGACCAGCAAGCTCGGCGTCCGCCAGGCGATCGCCTACGCGATCGACAAGGCCAAGGTCTCGGCGATCGGTGAGGACGGCCAGCAGCTGACGGGCAACCAGAGCGGCGTGGTCACCCCGACCTTCGACAAGTTCAACGACGCGGCGGCGATCTCCGCGGCCGGGTACGACAAGCCGGACATGGCCAAGGCCGCGGCGGCGCTGCAGGGTGCCGGGTACAGCCCGAGCAACCCGCTGAACCTGACCATCATCTCGATCCAGGGCTACACCGACTGGGACGCCTCGATCGCGATCATCAAGGACGAGCTCAAGCCGCTGGGCATCAACCTCACCGAGAGCTCGCTGACCAACCAGACGTACTACGACAAGCTCTACAAGGGCGACTTCGACCTGGCCTACGGCTCCCAGCCCTCCGCCGGACCGTCTCCCTACACCGAACTGCGCGCGTGGCTGCACTCGGCCAACACCGCGCCGCTGGGCCAGAGCGCGTCGGCGGGCAACTTCGAGCGGTACAAGAACCCCGCCGTGGACAGCCTGCTCGACCAGTACGCCACGGCCGGCTCGGAGGACCAGCAGGTCTCGATGATCAAGCAGGTGAGCCAGCACGTGCTGCAGGACCTGCCGTTCATCCCGGTGACCGAGTCCGCGGACTGGTTCCAGTACAACACCAAGAACTTCGGCGGCTGGCCGACGTCGGACAACCCGTACGCGCAGCCCGCGGCCTACAACTACCCGGACAACGAGCAGGTGCTGCTGCACCTGTACTACAAGCCGGCCCAGTAA
- a CDS encoding ABC transporter permease, which produces MRYLLRRVGFFLLTLWAALTLNFFLPHFMPGSPINTLRAQTKGRVSDAQLQQILTSFGYKPHENIVQQYVDYLGNMITGNWGVSLGSSLGTPVSKLIGQSLPWTLGLVGFTTILAFLLGSLIGTIAAWRRGGVVDSVLPSVFVVTSALPYFVVGLFLILFLTVDNTWLPSSGNYDTSIVAGFSPGFVGSVLKFALLPALTLLITSIGGWVLTMRNNMITTLAEDYIRMGRAKGLSDRKVMMNYAARNAFLPNLSGFAMSIGFVLTGAILVEKIFNYPGLGYQLYNAVNSIDYPMMQALFMLFTVAVLGALLICDLVTVWLDPRTRAKG; this is translated from the coding sequence TTGAGATATCTTCTGCGCCGAGTAGGGTTCTTCCTTCTCACCCTCTGGGCCGCCCTCACGCTGAACTTCTTCCTGCCGCACTTCATGCCCGGCAGCCCGATCAACACCCTGCGCGCGCAGACGAAGGGCCGGGTCTCCGACGCCCAGCTGCAGCAGATCCTGACCTCCTTCGGCTACAAGCCGCACGAGAACATCGTCCAGCAGTACGTCGACTACCTGGGCAACATGATCACCGGCAACTGGGGCGTGTCCCTGGGCAGCTCGCTGGGCACGCCGGTGTCGAAGCTGATCGGCCAGTCGCTGCCGTGGACGCTGGGCCTGGTGGGCTTCACCACGATCCTGGCGTTCCTGCTCGGCTCGCTGATCGGCACCATCGCCGCCTGGCGCCGCGGCGGCGTCGTGGACTCGGTGCTGCCCTCGGTCTTCGTGGTGACCAGCGCGCTGCCCTACTTCGTGGTCGGGCTGTTCCTGATCCTGTTCCTGACGGTGGACAACACCTGGCTGCCCTCCTCGGGCAACTACGACACCTCGATCGTCGCGGGCTTCTCGCCCGGCTTCGTCGGCAGCGTCCTGAAGTTCGCGCTGCTGCCGGCGCTGACGCTGCTGATCACCTCGATCGGCGGCTGGGTGCTGACCATGCGCAACAACATGATCACCACCCTGGCCGAGGACTACATCCGGATGGGGCGGGCCAAGGGGCTCTCGGACCGCAAGGTGATGATGAACTACGCCGCGCGCAACGCCTTCCTGCCCAACCTGTCCGGCTTCGCGATGTCGATCGGCTTCGTGCTCACCGGCGCGATCCTGGTCGAGAAGATCTTCAACTATCCCGGACTGGGCTACCAGCTCTACAACGCCGTCAACAGCATCGACTACCCGATGATGCAGGCACTGTTCATGTTGTTCACGGTGGCGGTGCTCGGCGCCCTGTTGATCTGCGACCTGGTCACCGTGTGGCTGGACCCGCGTACCCGGGCGAAGGGGTGA
- a CDS encoding ABC transporter permease has protein sequence MTTLTSADSATPQAPAGAPAPGRRRGRGAVWRSFLTNRKANVGFGMFFVLLVMAVFPSLFTSVSDPTAPARFTPRLTPSGAHWFGTTSLGQDIWALFVYGAREPLIIAVVAGGLATVISVLVGVSAAYLGGIPDNVLSFITNVVLVIPTFPLVIVLSAYAGKPTLTIMVAVLVVTGWSYGANQMRAQALSLRNRDFLESSRVRGERRSYIIVFEMLPTMISLIIANFLGAALYSVLAAAGLQFLGLGDPNSDSWGTMLYWADSQSALESGTAWWAVLPAIGIAVLGVAFALMNYAFDEISNPALRPVRRQRGKLGVRRRPGSARTAAVAGGGAGNE, from the coding sequence ATGACGACCCTGACATCAGCGGACTCCGCGACCCCGCAGGCTCCGGCCGGTGCGCCGGCTCCGGGCCGGCGGCGCGGACGCGGCGCCGTGTGGCGCTCGTTCCTGACCAACCGCAAGGCCAACGTCGGCTTCGGCATGTTCTTCGTGCTCCTGGTGATGGCGGTCTTCCCCTCGCTGTTCACCTCGGTGTCCGACCCGACCGCCCCGGCCCGGTTCACGCCGCGCCTGACGCCGTCGGGGGCGCACTGGTTCGGCACCACCTCGCTGGGCCAGGACATCTGGGCGCTGTTCGTCTACGGCGCCCGCGAGCCCTTGATCATCGCGGTCGTGGCCGGCGGACTGGCGACCGTCATCTCGGTGCTGGTCGGCGTCTCCGCGGCCTACCTCGGCGGGATCCCGGACAACGTGCTGTCCTTCATCACCAACGTGGTGCTGGTCATCCCGACCTTCCCGCTGGTGATCGTGCTGTCCGCGTACGCCGGCAAGCCGACCCTGACCATCATGGTCGCGGTGCTGGTGGTCACCGGCTGGTCCTACGGCGCGAACCAGATGCGCGCCCAGGCGCTGTCGCTGCGCAACCGCGACTTCCTGGAGTCGTCGCGGGTCCGCGGCGAGCGCCGGTCCTACATCATCGTCTTCGAGATGCTGCCGACGATGATCTCGCTGATCATCGCCAACTTCCTCGGCGCCGCCCTGTACTCCGTGCTCGCTGCGGCAGGCCTGCAGTTCCTGGGTCTGGGCGACCCGAACTCCGACAGCTGGGGCACCATGCTCTACTGGGCCGACTCGCAGTCCGCGCTGGAGTCGGGCACCGCGTGGTGGGCCGTGCTGCCGGCCATCGGCATCGCCGTGCTCGGCGTCGCCTTCGCCCTGATGAACTACGCCTTCGACGAGATCAGCAACCCGGCCCTGCGGCCCGTGAGGAGGCAGCGCGGCAAGCTCGGCGTGCGCCGCCGTCCCGGCTCCGCGCGGACCGCCGCGGTCGCCGGCGGAGGTGCCGGAAATGAGTGA
- a CDS encoding ABC transporter ATP-binding protein, producing the protein MSEPMLETMNDDALLRVSGLRVEYATANGPVPAVAGVDLTLAKGEFLGVVGESGCGKSTMLFGIAQLLNPPASVTAGEVWFKGENLVAMTAKSLNTLRWRDFSVVMQSAMNALNPVHSIGRQFKDAIKAHAKWSDTQVRARSAEVLELVGIDPVHLKSYPHQLSGGMRQRAMIAMALLFTPDLIVMDEPTSALDVVAQRSLMAQIKELQKQLGFAVIFVTHDMSLVSHFSDRLMVMYAGQVVELGRTRSVFDAPAHPYSKGLLDAFPSIRGEKKRLTGIPGAPPNLAKPPSGCRFHPRCPVAMDRCKADVPELYTVGAAQARCLLHEPAPVSVEVES; encoded by the coding sequence ATGAGTGAGCCGATGCTGGAGACGATGAACGACGACGCCCTGCTGCGGGTCAGCGGCCTGCGGGTGGAGTACGCCACCGCCAACGGTCCGGTCCCGGCGGTGGCCGGGGTGGACCTGACGCTGGCCAAGGGCGAGTTCCTGGGCGTGGTCGGGGAGTCCGGCTGCGGGAAGTCCACGATGCTGTTCGGCATCGCGCAGCTGCTGAACCCGCCGGCCTCGGTGACCGCCGGCGAGGTCTGGTTCAAGGGCGAGAACCTGGTGGCGATGACCGCCAAGTCGCTCAACACGCTGCGCTGGCGTGACTTCTCGGTCGTGATGCAGAGCGCGATGAACGCCCTGAACCCGGTGCACAGCATCGGGCGCCAGTTCAAGGACGCGATCAAGGCGCACGCCAAGTGGTCCGACACCCAGGTCCGGGCCCGCTCGGCGGAGGTGCTGGAGCTGGTCGGCATCGACCCGGTCCACCTGAAGTCCTACCCGCACCAGCTCTCCGGCGGCATGCGCCAGCGCGCGATGATCGCGATGGCGCTGCTGTTCACCCCGGACCTGATCGTCATGGACGAGCCGACCTCCGCCCTGGACGTGGTGGCGCAGCGCTCGCTGATGGCGCAGATCAAGGAGCTGCAGAAGCAGCTGGGCTTCGCGGTGATCTTCGTGACCCACGACATGTCCCTGGTCAGCCACTTCTCCGACCGCCTAATGGTGATGTACGCCGGCCAAGTGGTGGAACTCGGCCGCACCCGGTCGGTCTTCGACGCTCCGGCGCACCCCTACAGCAAGGGCCTGCTGGACGCCTTCCCCTCGATCCGCGGGGAGAAGAAGCGCCTGACCGGCATCCCCGGCGCGCCCCCGAACCTGGCCAAGCCGCCGTCGGGCTGCCGCTTCCACCCGCGCTGCCCGGTCGCGATGGACCGCTGCAAGGCGGACGTGCCGGAGCTGTACACCGTCGGCGCCGCACAGGCGCGCTGCCTGCTGCACGAACCGGCGCCCGTGAGCGTGGAGGTCGAATCGTGA
- a CDS encoding oligopeptide/dipeptide ABC transporter ATP-binding protein: MSENTPLLETKDLTRHFRIGGGFSGNNLHAVDQVNLTINRREIVALVGESGSGKSTIARLLAQVYKPTSGEIVFEGKPLSKLRGRKAQLAYRSDVPMVFQDPFASLNPAYRVSHGIERGLKLHRTELSSAQRAQEAERVVEAVGLNPAGEILQRYPYELSGGQRQRIGFAQALAYRPKLILADEPVSMLDVSIRIGLLNVMADLRETEGVSFLYITHDIASARYVSDRVMVMYGGHIVEAGPTESILQEPKHPYTQLLLSAVPDPRAPLSVDAETAKAEPPKVINPKPGCRFRDRCPLAEAICHEKTPVLQELAPKHEAACHVAQRATAGASA, encoded by the coding sequence GTGAGCGAGAACACCCCTTTGCTGGAGACGAAGGACCTGACCCGCCACTTCCGGATCGGCGGCGGCTTCTCCGGCAACAACCTGCACGCCGTGGACCAGGTGAACCTGACCATCAACCGCCGCGAGATCGTGGCGCTGGTCGGGGAGTCCGGCAGCGGCAAGTCCACCATCGCCCGCCTGCTGGCGCAGGTCTACAAGCCGACCTCCGGCGAGATCGTCTTCGAGGGCAAGCCGCTGAGCAAGCTGCGCGGCCGCAAGGCGCAGCTGGCCTACCGCAGCGACGTCCCGATGGTGTTCCAGGACCCCTTCGCCTCCCTGAACCCGGCCTACCGCGTCTCCCACGGCATCGAGCGCGGCCTGAAGCTGCACCGCACGGAGCTCTCCTCGGCGCAGCGCGCACAGGAAGCCGAGCGCGTGGTGGAGGCCGTCGGCCTCAACCCGGCTGGCGAAATCCTGCAGCGCTACCCCTACGAACTGTCCGGCGGCCAGCGCCAGCGCATCGGCTTCGCCCAGGCCCTGGCCTACCGCCCGAAACTGATCCTGGCCGACGAACCGGTCTCGATGCTCGACGTCTCCATCCGCATCGGCCTGCTGAACGTGATGGCGGACCTGCGCGAGACGGAGGGCGTCTCCTTCCTCTACATCACCCACGACATCGCCAGCGCCCGCTACGTCAGCGACCGCGTGATGGTGATGTACGGCGGCCACATCGTGGAGGCGGGCCCGACCGAATCGATCCTGCAGGAACCGAAGCACCCGTACACACAGCTCCTGCTCTCAGCCGTCCCCGACCCCCGCGCACCCCTGTCGGTGGACGCCGAAACGGCGAAGGCCGAACCACCCAAGGTGATCAACCCCAAGCCCGGCTGCCGCTTCCGCGACCGCTGCCCGCTGGCTGAAGCGATCTGCCACGAGAAGACCCCGGTCCTGCAAGAACTGGCACCGAAGCACGAAGCCGCGTGCCACGTAGCCCAGCGCGCGACGGCGGGGGCGTCCGCCTGA
- a CDS encoding ROK family transcriptional regulator, which yields MESAWNRSVLRTNNERLLLDRLRADGATSRAELARLTGLSKPTVSTALGRLEHGGLVREIGKQAVAGRGRSPVLYEADPTAGYAIGVDVGRSWIRVGLADLDGTVVGRSDHPNTAADADGIVDAIGEQARHAAREAGVAWERVLHAVVGSPGVIDTTTNELRYAANLPGWGRRDVTDRLAASLGTGLEVLNDANLAALGEHAAGAGRDRRLFVYLLIGTGLGSGIVADGKLFPGAHGAAGEIGYLPYGSYTEDRARTRGPLEDAAAADSVVATARELGMADVGSAKDVFLAARAGSATALEVVKREAERLAHAVASIAAVIDPELVVLGGGIGDSADLLLEPLRETLHKMTPLVPELAASLLGANAVLEGALASGVRTVRGLVFEAWQGVQETVPASTA from the coding sequence GTGGAGTCCGCCTGGAACCGGAGCGTTCTGCGCACCAACAACGAGCGGCTCCTGCTGGACCGGCTGCGCGCCGACGGCGCCACCTCCCGCGCGGAGCTGGCCCGCCTGACCGGCCTGTCCAAGCCGACGGTGTCCACGGCCCTGGGCCGGCTGGAGCACGGCGGCCTGGTGCGCGAGATCGGCAAGCAGGCGGTGGCCGGCCGCGGCCGCTCGCCGGTGCTCTACGAGGCCGACCCGACCGCCGGCTACGCCATCGGCGTGGACGTCGGCCGCAGCTGGATCCGCGTCGGCCTGGCCGACCTGGACGGCACCGTCGTCGGCCGCAGCGACCACCCCAATACCGCCGCCGACGCCGACGGCATCGTCGACGCGATCGGGGAGCAGGCCCGCCACGCCGCCCGCGAGGCCGGCGTGGCCTGGGAGCGCGTCCTGCACGCCGTGGTCGGCAGCCCCGGCGTCATCGACACCACGACCAACGAACTGCGCTACGCCGCGAACCTGCCCGGCTGGGGACGCCGCGACGTGACCGACCGGCTGGCGGCGTCCCTCGGGACAGGTCTGGAGGTCTTGAACGACGCCAACCTCGCCGCCCTCGGCGAGCACGCGGCAGGAGCGGGACGCGACCGGCGGCTGTTCGTCTACCTGCTCATCGGGACAGGACTCGGCTCCGGCATCGTGGCCGACGGGAAGCTGTTCCCCGGCGCGCACGGCGCGGCGGGCGAGATCGGATACCTGCCGTACGGGTCGTACACCGAGGACCGGGCCCGCACCCGCGGACCGCTGGAAGACGCCGCGGCGGCGGACTCGGTGGTGGCGACCGCACGCGAGCTGGGCATGGCCGACGTGGGCTCGGCGAAGGACGTCTTCCTCGCCGCGCGCGCGGGCAGCGCGACCGCCCTCGAGGTGGTCAAGCGCGAAGCCGAACGCCTCGCGCACGCGGTCGCCTCGATCGCCGCGGTGATCGACCCGGAACTCGTCGTCCTCGGCGGCGGCATCGGCGACAGCGCGGACCTCCTCCTGGAGCCACTACGCGAGACCCTCCACAAAATGACGCCGCTCGTGCCGGAGCTGGCCGCATCACTCCTGGGCGCGAACGCGGTGCTCGAGGGCGCCCTGGCTTCCGGCGTGCGGACGGTGCGAGGGCTGGTTTTCGAGGCCTGGCAGGGGGTTCAGGAGACGGTGCCGGCCAGCACTGCGTAG
- a CDS encoding SWIM zinc finger family protein: MTSTAQIYGYVRASSLTPSGLLDLQTSGGTTTAGPTAHPRFFSGFLGEAEPAAAALLGVANIAQARYWRPNLAALRDPVVTCNGDRLRFESFSGCCGVYARLDVLDDGMDGTALDRGTTNVDVNNDLRLALARVRGGDPLKLEVGPEGLEATTFDGTVVERKVPLPARWLRGFAEVQAVTSGYDLRAELGAADAARFLRGLPNAQRGVQWLVPAGRTLRLAASPSPGAICIAGPQRLKELLPLLRFGGKLRVYGPNLARGANPVASVWQLDLPGMRLVLTLSPEITRGFSGEGAVLSALAGDDVIDDAETVSALLAFDARIEPDVLAEQAALPVDRVRAALTQLGTAGRVGYDHADAAYFHRELPYDAERAAKQNPRLRAARDLLDADAVRWDGDIATVTVEDHVQRVRSAADGALSCTCLWYAKYQGSRGPCKHILAADAHRRGERGVTDADSETGRETDSSTSAIEETAVTAR; encoded by the coding sequence ATGACCTCCACCGCCCAAATATACGGATATGTCCGCGCGTCCAGCCTGACCCCGAGCGGTCTGCTGGACCTGCAGACGTCCGGCGGTACCACCACCGCGGGTCCCACGGCGCACCCGCGCTTCTTCTCCGGCTTCCTGGGCGAAGCCGAACCGGCGGCGGCCGCGCTGCTCGGCGTCGCCAACATCGCGCAGGCCCGCTACTGGCGCCCGAATCTGGCGGCGCTGCGCGACCCGGTCGTCACGTGCAACGGCGACCGCCTCCGCTTCGAGTCCTTCTCCGGCTGCTGCGGCGTCTACGCCCGGCTCGACGTCCTCGACGACGGCATGGACGGCACGGCGCTGGACCGCGGCACCACCAACGTCGACGTCAACAACGACCTGCGCCTGGCGCTGGCCAGGGTCCGCGGCGGCGACCCGCTGAAGCTCGAGGTCGGGCCCGAGGGTCTGGAAGCCACCACCTTCGACGGCACGGTCGTGGAGCGCAAGGTCCCGCTCCCGGCACGCTGGCTCCGCGGCTTCGCCGAGGTACAGGCGGTCACCTCCGGCTACGACCTGCGCGCCGAACTCGGCGCGGCCGACGCCGCCCGCTTCCTGCGCGGCCTGCCGAACGCCCAGCGCGGCGTGCAGTGGCTGGTCCCGGCCGGCCGCACGCTCCGCCTGGCGGCTTCCCCCAGTCCCGGCGCGATCTGCATCGCCGGCCCGCAGCGTCTCAAGGAACTGCTTCCCCTCCTGCGCTTCGGCGGCAAGCTCCGCGTCTACGGCCCGAACCTGGCGCGCGGCGCGAACCCGGTGGCCTCGGTCTGGCAGCTCGACCTCCCCGGCATGCGCCTGGTGCTCACGCTGTCCCCGGAGATCACCCGCGGCTTCTCCGGCGAGGGCGCGGTGCTCTCCGCCCTGGCCGGCGACGACGTGATCGACGACGCCGAGACCGTCTCCGCCCTGCTGGCCTTCGACGCGCGGATCGAACCGGACGTGCTCGCCGAGCAGGCCGCGCTCCCGGTGGACCGCGTCCGCGCCGCCCTGACGCAGCTCGGCACGGCGGGCCGCGTCGGCTACGACCACGCGGACGCGGCGTACTTCCACCGCGAACTGCCCTACGACGCCGAACGCGCGGCGAAGCAGAACCCGCGGCTGCGCGCCGCCCGGGACCTGCTCGACGCCGACGCGGTGCGCTGGGACGGCGACATCGCGACGGTGACGGTCGAGGACCACGTACAGCGCGTGCGGTCGGCGGCCGACGGCGCGCTGTCGTGCACGTGCCTGTGGTACGCGAAGTACCAAGGCAGCCGCGGGCCGTGCAAACACATCCTCGCCGCGGACGCGCACCGGCGCGGCGAGCGCGGCGTGACGGACGCCGACAGTGAGACCGGCCGTGAGACCGACAGCAGCACCTCCGCGATCGAGGAGACGGCGGTGACGGCGCGATGA